The Impatiens glandulifera chromosome 8, dImpGla2.1, whole genome shotgun sequence genome includes a window with the following:
- the LOC124911581 gene encoding ethylene-responsive transcription factor ERF017-like, with amino-acid sequence MVKHDSTEKSPATPAVAERSETKYKGVRKRKWGKYVSEIRLPNSRERIWLGSFDSAKKAARAFDAALFCLRGNSASFNFPDNPPNISGGQSLTPAEIQSAAHQFANSDPTTSSTTTFSCSSSGSETEAYHPDSPSVSDGTARPVHDSDPNPSNILNLFATMGPLDDDMSYNNPTAPSNQSYEIFPGFDDLRNDFFLSPPPPFPSVEDSYNNNEYESSSNGFYLWDF; translated from the coding sequence ATGGTCAAACACGATTCAACGGAGAAATCGCCGGCGACGCCGGCGGTGGCGGAGAGGAGTGAAACCAAGTACAAAGGCGTCAGGAAGAGAAAGTGGGGAAAATACGTTTCCGAAATTCGACTTCCCAACAGCCGTGAACGAATCTGGCTCGGCTCCTTCGACTCTGCAAAGAAAGCGGCGCGTGCTTTTGACGCCGCCCTATTTTGCCTACGCGGAAACTCCGCCAGCTTCAATTTCCCGGATAACCCGCCAAACATATCCGGTGGGCAATCTCTCACTCCGGCCGAGATCCAATCGGCCGCCCATCAATTCGCCAATTCGGATCCCACCACATCCTCTACAACCACCTTCTCCTGTTCTTCATCCGGGTCCGAAACAGAGGCCTATCACCCCGACTCTCCGTCCGTTTCAGACGGGACTGCAAGGCCGGTCCATGACTCCGACCCGAACCCGTCAAATATTCTAAATCTTTTCGCAACAATGGGGCCCCTCGACGACGACATGAGTTATAACAATCCGACGGCGCCGTCAAACCAATCATACGAAATTTTTCCTGGATTCGATGATTTAAGAAACGATTTTTTCTTGTCGCCTCCACCGCCATTTCCTTCTGTTGAAGACAGTTACAACAATAATGAATATGAATCATCCTCTAATGGATTTTACCTATGGGATTTCTAA